A genomic window from Vigna radiata var. radiata cultivar VC1973A chromosome 2, Vradiata_ver6, whole genome shotgun sequence includes:
- the LOC106779499 gene encoding binding partner of ACD11 1, with amino-acid sequence MSMRSVKVSNISSGATEQDLREFLTFPGKIEHVEMGSDKGSSKVAYVTFSTPEGAETAVLLSGAVVCGQSLNIELAKDYALPSSTNYALPSSTASPTSNAESGESGLRKAEDVVSTMLAKGFILGKDALNRAKSFDERHRLTSTASAKVASLDQKVGFTEKISAGTVIVNDKVKEMDEKFQVSEKTKTAISAAEQSVSSAGSAIMKNRYVLTGATWVTGAYNRVARKAEEVGQKTKEKVLAQNNQGKTEESHVHTSMSEPTTTDQTSKQATTVDEPSKPEPQQATTVDPPSKSETQKATTVNESSKPEPQVATTVNEPSKPEPQVATTVNEPSKPEPQQATKDGQSASPTKSSA; translated from the exons ATGTCG ATGAGATCGGTGAAAGTAAGCAACATCTCTTCTGGTGCAACCGAGCAAGATTTGAGGGAATTTCTTACCTTCCCTGGAAAAATTGAACATGTTGAAATGGGAAG TGACAAGGGAAGTTCCAAAGTTGCGTATGTCACCTTCAGTACTCCAGAGGGAGCAGAAACCGCAGTTCTTCTCTCG GGAGCAGTTGTGTGTGGACAGTCTCTAAACATCGAATTGGCTAAGGATTATGCCCTGCCCTCCTCGACTAATTATGCTTTGCCTTCTTCGACCGCATCTCCA ACTAGTAACGCTGAGAGTGGGGAATCTGGTTTGAGAAAGGCAGAGGATGTTGTAAGCACCATGTTAGCCAAGGGCTTCATTTTGGGTAAAGATGCATTGAATCGAGCAAAATCCTTTGATGAAAGGCACAGACTTACTTCCACGGCCTCAGCAAAAGTTGCTTCTTTGGACCAGAAGGTGGGATTTACTGAAAAGATCAGTGCTGGTACAGTTATAGTGAATGACAAGGTGAAAGAAATGGATGAGAAATTTCAAGTCTCAGAGAAGACAAAAACTGCAATTTCAGCAGCTGAGCAGTCAGTGTCCAGTGCTGGATCTGCCATAATGAAGAATCGGTATGTGTTGACTGGGGCTACATGGGTCACAGGTGCTTACAACAGGGTTGCAAGGAAGGCTGAGGAAGTGGGGCAGAAAACTAAGGAGAAGGTTTTGGCGCAGAATAATCAAGGAAAAACTGAAGAAAGTCATGTCCACACCAGTATGTCGGAACCCACGACAACTGATCAAACCTCCAAACAGGCAACCACGGTCGATGAACCCTCAAAACCTGAACCTCAACAGGCCACCACAGTTGATCCACCCTCCAAATCTGAAACTCAGAAGGCCACAACAGTTAATGAATCCTCCAAACCTGAACCTCAAGTGGCCACCACAGTTAATGAACCCTCCAAACCTGAACCTCAAGTGGCCACCACAGTTAACGAACCCTCCAAACCAGAACCTCAACAGGCAACCAAGGATGGTCAATCTGCCAGTCCAACAAAATCTAGTGCCTGA
- the LOC106779665 gene encoding mitochondrial import inner membrane translocase subunit TIM22-4 isoform X2 codes for MADGSDKAVENGSLNSAEAEKPQIEPIRLPTVEEIRGQDIWNNCAVRSVVSGVMGGGLGIFMGLFLGALDNPLMQEEMTGRQQLIYQAKQMGRRSWSSAKAFAVMGFVFSAAECVVEKARAKHDITNTVVAGCATGGAISAKGGPKAACVGCAGFAAFSVVIEKFLERHQ; via the exons ATGGCTGATGGTTCCGATAAAGCAGTTGAAAATGGTTCTTTGAACTCAGCAGAAGCAGAGAAGCCTCAGATTGAGCCCATAAGGCTGCCCACGGTTGAGGAAATCCGTGGTCAAGACATTTGGAACAATTGTGCAGTGCGCAGTGTTGTCAGTGGAGTCATGG GGGGTGGACTTGGCATCTTCATGGGTTTATTTCTTGGAGCACTGGACAACCCACTGATGCAAGAGGAAATGACCGGCAGGCAACAGCTTATATATCAAGCAAAACAGATGGGGAGAAGGAGTTGGAGTTCAGCCAAAGCATTTGCTGTCATGGGTTTTGTATTCTCAGCTGCTGAATGTGTTGTTGAGAAG gctCGAGCGAAACATGACATAACAAATACCGTAGTTGCTGGATGTGCAACTGGAGGTGCAATATCAGCTAAAG GTGGCCCAAAGGCAGCTTGTGTTGGTTGTGCTGGCTTTGCGGCATTCTCCGTCGTAATAGAGAAGTTTTTGGAGAGACATCAGTAA
- the LOC106779665 gene encoding mitochondrial import inner membrane translocase subunit TIM22-4 isoform X1, which translates to MADGSDKAVENGSLNSAEAEKPQIEPIRLPTVEEIRGQDIWNNCAVRSVVSGVMGGGLGIFMGLFLGALDNPLMQEEMTGRQQLIYQAKQMGRRSWSSAKAFAVMGFVFSAAECVVEKARAKHDITNTVVAGCATGGAISAKVDSTWWEKALLLKNGSLIFKSLCSSPLILSGKMIIYNKS; encoded by the exons ATGGCTGATGGTTCCGATAAAGCAGTTGAAAATGGTTCTTTGAACTCAGCAGAAGCAGAGAAGCCTCAGATTGAGCCCATAAGGCTGCCCACGGTTGAGGAAATCCGTGGTCAAGACATTTGGAACAATTGTGCAGTGCGCAGTGTTGTCAGTGGAGTCATGG GGGGTGGACTTGGCATCTTCATGGGTTTATTTCTTGGAGCACTGGACAACCCACTGATGCAAGAGGAAATGACCGGCAGGCAACAGCTTATATATCAAGCAAAACAGATGGGGAGAAGGAGTTGGAGTTCAGCCAAAGCATTTGCTGTCATGGGTTTTGTATTCTCAGCTGCTGAATGTGTTGTTGAGAAG gctCGAGCGAAACATGACATAACAAATACCGTAGTTGCTGGATGTGCAACTGGAGGTGCAATATCAGCTAAAG TTGACTCCACCTGGTGGGAAAAGGCTTTGTTGTTGAAGAATGGATCATTGATTTTCAAGAGCTTATGTTCCAGTCCTCTAATCCTGTCTGGGAAAATGATAATTTACAACAAAAGTTAG
- the LOC106779457 gene encoding TOM1-like protein 1: MSENLMGRVNALGERLKIGGAEVGRKMSAGMSSVSFKVKEFFQDSSHADKLVGEATSETLPHPHWPIILHLCDLINGDQLNTAEAVRAIKKRVASKSHRTQYLALVLLEALVKNCDKAFLEVATERVLDEMVKLVDDPYTFVNNRNKALMMIEAWGESTAELRYLPVYAQTFKSLKSRGILFPSRDNESLAPIFTPPRSDTAPAADVNLEHLMQHNVRSFSPVTPSRSEADVNLAHLMHHDVHVKSFTSQQTEEAFDVARNSFELLSTVLSSSMQKDVLKDDLVTTLVQQCRQSQTTVHRIIETSWDNEALLCEALNINDEIEKVVKRYEEMKKKKKHAVVALEPETAIEAYEAPHFTEEEALVRKSGSSRSEVQRGNQDDMLDDLDEMIFGKRGGFDGGQHPNKQRSSTKDDLISF; this comes from the exons ATGAGTGAAAATCTGATGGGAAGAGTGAACGCTTTGGGGGAGCGTCTGAAGATTGGAGGAGCTGAGGTGGGTCGGAAGATGAGTGCTGGAATGAGTTCTGTAAGCTTCAAAGTGAAAGAGTTCTTCCAGGATTCAAGCCATGCTGATAAACTCGTTGGGGAAGCTACATCTGAGACCCTTCCTCACCCTCACTGGCCCATCATTCTTCATCTGTGTGACTTGATAAATGGTGATCAGCTTAACACTGCTGAAGCGGTTCGTGCAATAAAGAAAAGGGTTGCTTCCAAGAGTCACAGAACTCAATATCTGGCTCTGGTTCTGCTTGAAGCACTGGTCAAGAACTGTGACAAGGCTTTCTTGGAGGTGGCAACCGAGAGAGTCCTTGATGAGATGGTCAAGCTCGTTGATGACCCTTATACTTTTGTTAATAACAGGAACAAGGCTTTGATGATGATTGAAGCTTGGGGAGAGTCAACCGCTGAACTGCGCTATCTTCCTGTCTATGCACAAACTTTCAAG AGTTTGAAATCAAGGGGTATTCTATTCCCCAGTCGTGACAACGAAAGTTTGGCTCCTATTTTCACTCCACCTCGTTCTGACACTGCTCCAGCGGCAGATGTCAATCTTGAACATCTTATGCAGCATAACGTACGAAGTTTTTCGCCTGTTACTCCTTCTCGTTCAGAGGCTGATGTCAATCTTGCACATCTTATGCACCATGACGTTCATGTCAAAAGCTTTACTTCTCAACAAACAGAGGAAGCTTTTGATGTTGCGAGAAACAGCTTCGAGCTTCTTTCTACCGTGTTATCTTCTTCAATGCAGAAGGATGTTCTAAAG GATGATTTGGTTACGACATTAGTACAACAGTGCCGACAGTCCCAGACTACTGTCCATAGAATCATTGAGACATCATGGGATAATGAAGCACTGCTTTGTGAGGCCTTGAATATAAATGATGAGATCGAGAAGGTTGTGAAGAGatatgaagaaatgaagaagaagaagaagcatgCAGTTGTTGCTCTTGAACCTGAAACTGCCATAGAAGCTTACGAGGCACCCCATTTTACAGAAGAGGAAGCTCTGGTTAGAAAGAGTGGAAGTTCAAGAAGTGAAGTTCAGAGAGGGAACCAGGATGACATGTTGGATGATCTTGATGAGATGATATTTGGGAAAAGGGGTGGTTTTGATGGAGGACAACATCCAAACAAACAACGTTCATCAACAAAAGATGATCTCATCTCCTTCTGA